The region TGTGAGGTTATATGCCTTGTCAAGTCGAAAAGATGTTATAATATTTTTAGATACCGACAAATATGCAAGCCCCTTTGACATTTTAGTCGCCATCGACCTTTATCCAGACGCCCAAATATTCAGTTACAGCGGCGTAGAGGTCAGTGACGCCCAAAGACTAATCCAAGACGCCATGTTCCCCCGAGGACCCGAAGGCGCAAAACACACCAACGTGTTCATAGGCGGTCAGGATGTCGAAAAGGCTCTTGCAATTCTTAAAGCCGTCAAAAAATCTATGTTCCCACCCTTTGAATTGTCAGTAATAATTGACCCCCGTGGAGCATACACAACAGCATCAGCAGCAGTAGTAAAAACCTTGAAGCTTTTCGAAGAAAAAGTCGGAGACTTCAAAGGAAAAACCGCAACAATCCTTGCAGGAACCGGACCTGTTGGTGTGGTTGCAGCAAAATTGTATGCCAGTGAAGGCGGAAATGTAATTCTTACTTCCCGAAAACTAGACCGCGCAAAAGCAGCTGCAGACAAAATCAACGAAGAACTTGGAACCAAACAGGTTTGCGGTGTTCAAGCTGCAACTCATGAAGAAGTTGGGGACTCTATAAAAGACGCAGATATAGTTTTGGCTTGTGGTGCTGCAGGTATTCAACTGTTACCTTTGAGTGTTCTAGAAAAATACGGCCAAAAAGTTAAGGTTCTAGGAGACATCAACGCAGTTCCGCCATTGGGTATCGAAGGCGTAAAAGCTACCCACAAAGGAAAAGAGTTCACTCCCGGAAAATTTGGAATCGGAGCTTTGGCTATTGGTCCACTTAAAATCGAAATTGAAGGCGAAATGTTCAAAAAAGCTGTTGAATCACCAAGCGGAATTGTGGACTATAAAACGGCTTACGAGCTCGGCAAAAAACTCGTATAAACCACAACTGTTAATTTAATTTGGAAACCATTTTTAGTTTCCACTTTTCATTTTTTTAAATTATTGTTTTGAGTCAATATATTTCGTTCATAGTTTTTTGTATAAAACAATCCCAGTTGCTTTTTGATCAACGAGGGGACATTCAAACAAAATGGGGCAGCATGACTTGCAAGCATGTGATTAGTTTTTTCTGTATGGCTCGTTGCAGTAGCTACTTTTCCCTTGAATCTTGGATTTGTAGAGTTGCAAGTGCTTAGGGAATTGTTCTAATGGGGTCAATGGCAAAATACAATGAAATCGACCAATTTCAAGTGCCGTCAGAGTAACTCTGAGATTTCATCCTAAAGCGTCAAGCTAATGCCTTTTCGTCATCCGGCATATTAGCTAAGTATTTACATGAATAAAAAATGTCTGATTGTTATTTTGTTTGCTGAAATAGTTCGCGGATTTTTGGTTGCATCAAATAAACTAAAAGCGCTAAACTGATTGCTATTTCTCCAAGTGCTGCGGTTTTTGGTACTCCTGGTATTAATTGAATATCAAAGCTTACACAAACATCGATTATAATAACTAAAATATAGACTAGTATGGTTCCTATCCATCCAGATTTTTTTCCGGTCCACAGTCCATATAAGAAAACTAGGTTTAAAACGCCGTAAAAAAAGGTATAAACGTTGTAGCTCATCACTCCGATGTCTAGAACAACAAAGACACCTCCAATTGTGGCATGAATCGCTCCATTTAATAGTTGTAAAATTGTTAAAATGAGAAGGCCCAAGTGTTTCCCTTTAAAGTTTACTGGAGGGTTAAAATTGGTCAATTTTCC is a window of Candidatus Bathyarchaeum sp. DNA encoding:
- a CDS encoding methylenetetrahydromethanopterin dehydrogenase — translated: VRLYALSSRKDVIIFLDTDKYASPFDILVAIDLYPDAQIFSYSGVEVSDAQRLIQDAMFPRGPEGAKHTNVFIGGQDVEKALAILKAVKKSMFPPFELSVIIDPRGAYTTASAAVVKTLKLFEEKVGDFKGKTATILAGTGPVGVVAAKLYASEGGNVILTSRKLDRAKAAADKINEELGTKQVCGVQAATHEEVGDSIKDADIVLACGAAGIQLLPLSVLEKYGQKVKVLGDINAVPPLGIEGVKATHKGKEFTPGKFGIGALAIGPLKIEIEGEMFKKAVESPSGIVDYKTAYELGKKLV